In a single window of the Melioribacteraceae bacterium genome:
- a CDS encoding glycosyl hydrolase family 2 — protein MNKIFLIMIALSLNIMAQEKSTLTLASIFADEMVFQQKTNCAVWGISEPNNEILVTASWGAKSKVKADEKGNWITKIKTPKAGGPYTLTVADKKSKIEFNDILIGEVWLASGQSNMEMPLRGFGAIDVIMNSEEEIKNANNPKIRMFTALKTTSPSPQFNVVGSWQKLNPITAPSFSATAYFFAKNLYEKLNIPIGIIHSSWGGTPIESWIEAKYLADFPQYQKTIESFDGAEQKLAIFYEWLSQFSKMPVKRVNGVEDWTNLDFNDSKCSQPLYDDSKWGKMNLPGTFERSEIGEFDGAVWFRKNIEVPEEFLGKDLVLNLGPIDDCDVTFVNGTKVGGFEEDGHYQSERTYTVAKELIKNSSITIAVRVLDFRGGGGIYGSPDKLKIYIKDDSQTASISLVGEWKYLPVALFMNDNFYLFGSDDQLYFTKPKITLSISSHSATALYNGMIAPLVPFTIKGAIWYQGESNCGRAEEYKLLKTALLKNWRDRFNVGDFPFYYVQIAPYKYGAGTNSQLLREAQFLSLKNKNTGLAVTLDIGDPGNIHPANKQDVGKRLALWALAKNYGKKIVYSGPLYKSMKSEFGKITLEFEHHAGGLELKLLNGENNFLIAGEDRVFKKAIVVVEGKRLKLFNQEISNPVAVRYAWSETDEATLFNKAGLPAPTFRTDDWKD, from the coding sequence ATGAATAAAATATTTCTCATTATGATTGCGTTATCTCTAAACATTATGGCACAAGAAAAATCAACTCTTACTTTAGCATCAATCTTCGCTGATGAAATGGTATTCCAGCAAAAAACTAATTGTGCCGTGTGGGGAATTTCAGAACCAAATAATGAAATTTTAGTAACGGCTTCATGGGGCGCAAAATCAAAAGTTAAAGCCGATGAAAAGGGAAACTGGATTACTAAAATTAAAACACCAAAAGCAGGAGGTCCTTATACTTTAACTGTTGCCGATAAAAAATCGAAGATTGAATTCAATGATATTTTGATTGGTGAAGTTTGGTTGGCGAGTGGACAATCGAACATGGAAATGCCACTAAGAGGATTCGGCGCTATCGATGTTATAATGAATTCTGAGGAAGAAATAAAGAATGCGAATAATCCTAAAATAAGAATGTTCACAGCTCTAAAAACTACATCCCCCTCACCTCAGTTTAACGTTGTTGGATCATGGCAAAAATTAAATCCAATAACCGCACCCTCGTTTAGTGCAACCGCATATTTTTTCGCAAAAAATCTTTATGAAAAATTAAATATTCCAATTGGAATAATACATTCAAGCTGGGGAGGAACTCCAATTGAATCATGGATTGAAGCAAAATATTTAGCTGATTTTCCTCAGTACCAAAAAACAATTGAATCGTTCGATGGCGCAGAACAAAAGCTTGCAATTTTTTATGAATGGTTATCTCAATTCTCAAAAATGCCGGTAAAAAGAGTTAATGGAGTTGAAGATTGGACTAATCTCGATTTTAATGATTCAAAATGTTCACAACCGCTTTATGATGATTCTAAATGGGGTAAGATGAACTTACCCGGCACATTTGAAAGAAGTGAAATTGGGGAATTTGATGGCGCAGTTTGGTTCCGAAAAAATATTGAAGTACCGGAAGAATTTTTAGGAAAAGATTTGGTTCTAAATCTCGGACCAATTGATGATTGCGATGTTACATTTGTTAATGGTACTAAAGTCGGCGGATTTGAAGAAGATGGACATTATCAATCTGAAAGAACATATACAGTAGCAAAAGAACTAATAAAAAATTCCTCGATTACAATCGCGGTTCGTGTTCTCGATTTTAGAGGTGGCGGCGGAATTTATGGAAGTCCCGATAAGTTAAAAATTTATATTAAAGATGACAGCCAAACTGCTTCCATCTCGTTAGTTGGCGAATGGAAATATCTGCCCGTAGCATTATTTATGAATGATAACTTTTATCTATTTGGTTCGGATGATCAATTATATTTTACCAAACCCAAGATTACATTATCAATCAGTTCGCATAGCGCGACCGCATTATACAATGGAATGATCGCTCCACTTGTACCATTCACAATTAAAGGAGCTATTTGGTATCAAGGGGAATCCAATTGTGGACGAGCTGAAGAATATAAATTATTGAAGACCGCTCTTCTCAAAAATTGGAGAGACAGATTTAATGTTGGTGATTTCCCATTTTACTACGTTCAAATAGCACCCTACAAATATGGGGCTGGAACTAATAGTCAGTTATTACGTGAAGCGCAGTTTTTATCTCTCAAAAATAAAAATACCGGATTGGCAGTTACATTAGATATTGGTGATCCTGGAAATATTCACCCTGCCAATAAACAAGATGTTGGTAAACGACTTGCTCTTTGGGCACTCGCTAAAAATTATGGTAAAAAAATTGTTTATTCGGGTCCTCTTTATAAATCAATGAAAAGTGAGTTTGGAAAAATTACATTAGAGTTTGAGCACCACGCCGGGGGACTGGAATTAAAATTATTGAATGGAGAAAATAATTTTCTTATCGCCGGTGAGGATAGAGTTTTTAAGAAAGCAATAGTTGTTGTTGAGGGGAAAAGGTTAAAGTTATTTAATCAAGAGATTTCGAATCCGGTTGCGGTAAGATATGCTTGGTCAGAAACTGATGAAGCTACATTGTTCAACAAGGCTGGTTTACCTGCCCCAACATTTAGAACTGATGACTGGAAAGATTGA
- the purU gene encoding formyltetrahydrofolate deformylase yields MTKNNSIIATLVLSCPDQKGLVARLSQFIFQQQGNILNLDEHVDREENMFFIRIEFDTEDMNLSADQFELAFSVLAQEISADWKMHYSNKRHRIAILVSKYEHCIQELLWLQSIGELNAEIPLIISNHNDLEYLAKQYNIPFYLFPVDQSNKPQLETEEIKLIEENKVDTIVLARYMQILSPAFVKRFPNKIINIHHSFLPAFIGANPYKQAYEKGVKIIGATSHYVTEELDQGPIIEQAVARISHKDSLKTLISKGRELERSVLARAVKYHVNNQISAIGKKTIIFE; encoded by the coding sequence ATGACAAAAAATAATTCAATAATAGCAACACTTGTTTTGTCGTGTCCCGATCAAAAAGGATTGGTGGCGAGATTGTCTCAATTCATATTTCAACAACAGGGTAATATTCTCAACCTTGATGAGCATGTTGATAGAGAAGAGAATATGTTTTTTATAAGAATTGAGTTTGATACCGAGGATATGAATCTATCTGCAGACCAATTTGAATTAGCATTTTCTGTCTTAGCTCAGGAAATATCAGCCGATTGGAAAATGCACTACAGTAATAAAAGGCATCGCATTGCGATTCTTGTTTCTAAATATGAGCATTGTATACAGGAATTGTTATGGTTGCAAAGTATTGGTGAATTAAACGCCGAGATTCCGCTCATAATTTCTAATCATAATGACCTCGAATATTTAGCAAAGCAGTACAATATTCCATTTTATCTCTTCCCGGTTGATCAATCAAACAAGCCACAGTTGGAAACTGAAGAGATAAAATTAATAGAGGAAAACAAAGTTGACACAATTGTGCTTGCGCGTTACATGCAAATTCTTTCTCCAGCTTTTGTAAAAAGATTTCCAAATAAAATTATAAACATTCATCATTCGTTTCTTCCGGCGTTTATAGGCGCTAATCCATATAAACAAGCTTATGAAAAGGGAGTCAAAATTATTGGCGCTACAAGTCATTATGTAACCGAAGAATTGGATCAAGGTCCAATTATTGAGCAGGCAGTAGCGAGGATATCACACAAAGATTCATTGAAAACTTTGATTTCAAAAGGGAGAGAACTTGAGAGATCGGTACTTGCCAGAGCAGTAAAATATCATGTGAATAATCAAATCTCAGCAATAGGTAAAAAAACAATAATTTTTGAATAA
- a CDS encoding alpha/beta hydrolase yields the protein MKRFVVIVFLFSFISITAQQNQITKIWELTPEYSKTEKDHERKEFDNVGVYRYSDVTIPTLEFVKPQKANGSAVIVCPGGGYLRLAYQFEGEAVAKWFADKGISAFILKYRLPNDKFMTNKEIVPLSDAQKAIKYLRDNSEKYGIKKDRIGIIGFSAGGHLAATASTLFMNEVIPNDEKTNLRPDFSILGYPVISMNEEITHTGSRNNLIGENPSQEMISRFSNELNVTGNTPPTFIIHATDDKTVVVENSLRYYDSCMRKGVPVTLHIFEKGGHGFAMKKKNLDEQWLFLLEKWLIEREIIVTN from the coding sequence ATGAAAAGATTTGTAGTAATTGTATTTCTGTTTTCCTTTATTTCTATCACCGCCCAGCAAAATCAAATTACAAAAATATGGGAGTTAACCCCGGAATATTCTAAAACCGAAAAAGATCATGAGCGCAAAGAATTTGATAATGTTGGTGTTTACCGTTATTCTGATGTAACAATCCCAACTTTAGAATTTGTTAAACCGCAAAAAGCAAATGGGAGCGCTGTTATTGTATGCCCTGGTGGAGGATATTTAAGATTAGCATATCAATTTGAAGGAGAAGCAGTAGCTAAATGGTTTGCCGATAAAGGAATATCCGCTTTTATTCTAAAGTACAGGCTCCCGAATGATAAATTCATGACGAATAAAGAAATTGTTCCTTTGAGTGATGCGCAAAAAGCAATAAAATACCTTCGAGATAATTCTGAAAAATATGGAATAAAGAAAGACAGAATAGGGATAATTGGTTTTTCTGCGGGTGGACATTTAGCCGCAACTGCCTCAACTTTATTTATGAATGAGGTTATCCCTAATGATGAAAAGACAAATCTGCGTCCCGACTTTTCAATTCTTGGCTATCCGGTAATTTCAATGAATGAAGAAATTACACATACCGGATCTCGGAATAATTTGATTGGTGAAAATCCTTCACAAGAAATGATTAGTCGTTTTTCAAATGAATTGAATGTAACCGGCAATACACCACCCACCTTTATTATTCACGCTACCGATGATAAAACTGTAGTTGTAGAGAACAGTTTAAGATATTATGATTCTTGTATGCGCAAGGGTGTTCCGGTAACCTTGCATATCTTTGAAAAAGGAGGGCACGGATTTGCAATGAAGAAAAAAAATCTCGATGAGCAATGGCTGTTTCTTCTTGAAAAATGGCTTATTGAAAGAGAGATTATTGTAACTAATTGA
- a CDS encoding galactose mutarotase: protein MIEKKTFGKISDGTETFLYTLKNKNGIIAEITNYGAAVVSLTAPDKNGELKDIVLGYDEAASYEKCQSYFGVIVGRYGNRIGEGKFTLDGKEYQVSVNDGKNSLHGGFKGFNKRVWKAEPIMGDSSQSLKLTYISEDGEEGYPGKVEISVTYTLNDKNELALYYSATTDKPTIMNPTHHSYFNLTGDFTKPILDHQLMIDAETYTPVDNGLITTGEFASVAGNPMDFRVLTNIGAKINDKFEQLVFGKGYDHNWVINNWDGSVKKVAELYEPASGRLMEVISDQPGLQFYSGNFLNGSAVGKGGVVYNYRTGLCLEAQHHPDSPNKPNFPSVRLNPGEQYKQVTIYKFSVK, encoded by the coding sequence ATGATTGAGAAAAAAACATTCGGTAAAATTTCTGATGGTACTGAAACTTTTCTTTATACCCTCAAAAATAAAAATGGAATAATTGCCGAAATAACAAATTATGGAGCGGCGGTTGTTTCACTAACTGCTCCCGATAAAAATGGAGAATTGAAAGATATTGTGCTTGGTTATGACGAGGCAGCCAGTTACGAAAAATGTCAATCTTACTTTGGGGTGATTGTAGGCCGATATGGAAATAGAATTGGTGAGGGAAAATTCACTCTTGATGGAAAAGAGTATCAAGTTTCAGTGAATGATGGAAAAAATAGTCTGCATGGCGGTTTCAAAGGATTTAATAAGAGAGTTTGGAAAGCTGAACCAATAATGGGTGATTCATCACAATCATTAAAATTAACCTACATTAGTGAAGATGGTGAAGAAGGTTACCCGGGTAAAGTTGAAATCTCGGTTACTTATACTTTGAATGATAAAAATGAACTCGCCTTATATTATTCGGCCACTACTGATAAACCTACAATTATGAATCCAACACATCATTCATATTTTAATTTAACTGGAGATTTTACAAAACCGATTTTGGATCACCAATTAATGATTGATGCCGAGACCTATACTCCGGTAGATAATGGATTGATAACAACTGGAGAATTTGCATCCGTTGCAGGTAATCCCATGGATTTTAGAGTGCTAACAAATATCGGTGCGAAGATTAATGATAAATTTGAGCAACTTGTGTTTGGCAAAGGTTACGATCATAATTGGGTAATTAATAATTGGGATGGTTCTGTAAAAAAGGTTGCAGAATTGTATGAACCGGCAAGTGGCAGATTAATGGAAGTAATTAGTGATCAACCTGGGCTTCAATTCTATTCGGGAAATTTTCTAAATGGTTCAGCGGTTGGCAAAGGGGGAGTTGTATATAATTATAGAACAGGTTTGTGCCTCGAAGCCCAGCATCATCCCGATTCTCCAAATAAACCAAATTTCCCAAGTGTTAGATTAAATCCCGGTGAACAATACAAGCAGGTAACCATATATAAATTTTCAGTCAAATAA
- a CDS encoding sodium:solute symporter, producing MAVLETLDWVVIAGYFAIILGLAWWVIRKQQKTSTDYFLAGRHLGWFIVGASIFASNIGSEHLVGLAGSGATDGVAMAHYELHAWCLLVLGWVMVPFYMRSKVFTMPEFLEKRFNPQARTVLSAISLVAYVLTKIAVGVFAGGIVFSVLLPEINFMGMDSFWIGSILVILITGLYTILGGMAAVAYTEALQTIILIIGSALVTYFGLDALGGWAQLKDVVGTEMFNLWKPLVPAGVEGTWAPVKEAGKMAWYFNDNYPWIGMLFAAPIIGLWYWTTDQYIVQRVLSANGETQARRGSIAAAFFKLLPVFIFIIPGIICYALAVSGKMPALQSQLIGADGQIIRENAQQAFPLMVAHVLPVGIRGMVVAGLLAALMSSLAGVFNACSTLFTIDFYSRLKPNVSQEKLVWVGRVATAVMVLIGLAWLPVIQGGKGLYDYLQGVQAYLAPPIFVVFFAGIFDKRLNAKGALAALYTGFALGLIRLAIDTPVKLSTGFAYTQGSFLWIINNIFFQYYGLLIFIISLAVMYIVSYMTEAPDYAKLSGLTFGTRTEEQMKKTRESWTALDVFTSALVVVLILIAYIYFSG from the coding sequence ATGGCAGTTTTAGAAACTCTTGACTGGGTTGTAATAGCCGGCTATTTCGCAATAATCTTGGGATTAGCATGGTGGGTAATAAGAAAACAACAAAAAACCTCAACTGATTATTTTTTAGCGGGCAGACATTTAGGATGGTTTATTGTTGGAGCATCAATATTTGCTTCCAATATAGGATCTGAGCATTTAGTTGGATTAGCAGGTTCGGGAGCAACTGATGGTGTTGCAATGGCTCATTATGAATTGCACGCCTGGTGTTTGTTAGTACTCGGGTGGGTAATGGTTCCATTTTATATGCGTTCAAAAGTATTTACAATGCCTGAGTTTTTAGAAAAAAGATTTAATCCTCAAGCGAGAACTGTATTATCAGCTATTTCTTTGGTTGCATACGTATTAACAAAGATAGCAGTAGGAGTTTTTGCCGGGGGTATAGTTTTTTCAGTTTTATTACCTGAAATTAATTTTATGGGAATGGACAGTTTCTGGATTGGATCAATATTAGTAATTCTAATTACAGGTCTTTATACAATTTTGGGTGGAATGGCTGCAGTTGCTTATACAGAAGCACTTCAAACAATAATTTTAATTATTGGATCAGCCCTTGTAACATATTTTGGATTGGATGCATTAGGCGGTTGGGCACAATTAAAAGATGTTGTTGGTACCGAAATGTTCAATTTATGGAAGCCATTGGTACCTGCCGGAGTTGAAGGCACCTGGGCCCCGGTTAAAGAAGCCGGAAAAATGGCTTGGTATTTCAACGATAATTATCCCTGGATTGGAATGTTGTTCGCCGCTCCAATTATTGGTTTATGGTATTGGACAACCGATCAATATATAGTTCAAAGAGTATTATCTGCTAATGGCGAAACACAAGCAAGAAGAGGTTCTATTGCCGCAGCTTTCTTTAAACTGTTACCGGTCTTTATATTCATCATTCCCGGAATAATTTGTTATGCTCTTGCTGTTAGCGGTAAAATGCCCGCATTGCAATCTCAACTTATTGGCGCAGATGGTCAAATTATTCGTGAAAATGCTCAACAAGCTTTTCCTTTAATGGTAGCACATGTTTTACCGGTTGGAATCAGAGGAATGGTAGTGGCCGGATTATTGGCAGCATTAATGAGCTCGCTTGCCGGTGTATTTAACGCTTGTTCAACTTTATTTACAATCGATTTCTATTCACGATTAAAGCCTAATGTTTCGCAAGAAAAATTAGTTTGGGTTGGACGTGTTGCAACCGCAGTAATGGTTCTAATAGGTTTAGCGTGGCTTCCTGTTATTCAAGGTGGAAAAGGATTGTATGATTATCTCCAGGGTGTTCAGGCTTATTTGGCACCCCCAATCTTCGTTGTATTCTTTGCTGGAATTTTTGACAAACGATTAAATGCTAAAGGCGCACTTGCCGCTCTTTATACCGGATTCGCACTAGGATTAATACGTTTAGCAATTGATACTCCTGTTAAACTAAGCACTGGTTTTGCATATACTCAAGGTTCCTTCCTTTGGATAATTAATAACATTTTCTTTCAGTATTACGGATTACTGATTTTTATTATAAGTCTTGCTGTTATGTACATAGTTAGCTATATGACAGAAGCACCTGATTACGCTAAGTTAAGCGGACTAACCTTCGGAACAAGAACTGAAGAACAAATGAAGAAGACTCGAGAAAGCTGGACTGCTCTTGATGTGTTTACTTCTGCTTTAGTTGTTGTACTTATTCTAATTGCGTATATCTACTTTTCAGGATAA
- a CDS encoding ribulokinase, with protein sequence MSKYAVGLDFGTNSCRALIVDLSDGGEIASHIFQYPSGEMGVIIDSNDPNLARQNPADYLTGIETTITNAIIKAKEVVKDFDPTNIIGIGVDTTGSSPMPVDKDGNALSFDEKYKSNNASYVWLWKDHTSYKEAEQITELAGKIRPHYLSKIGGVYSSEWWWSKILHCKNSSPEIYDAAYSWVEICDWIPANLIGELNPHKIKRSICAAGHKAMFNSSWDGMPDEEFLNELSPGLGELRNRLFNSAFTSENLAGYLSKEWAEKLGLSTNVAVAVGAFDAHMGAVGAGVKEGTLVKILGTSTCDVMIAPSHKKLNDIPGVCGIVNGSVMDGYFGIEAGQSAVGDIFLWFVNNLVPESYGKTQDEKFINLEKAASELKPGESGLLALDWNNGNRTILVDVRLAGLILGQTLHTKPHEIYRALIEATAFGALAIIDRIEEYGVKINEVVNCGGLASKNPMLMQIYADITNRPMKISRSDQTPALGAALFSAIAAGKKNGGFDSVEEAQKVMTGTNKEFTPINENHLVYKRLYSLYQQLHDAFGTKEWNGNMFNVMKDLLNIRDEVRSSKNA encoded by the coding sequence ATGAGCAAATATGCCGTTGGACTTGACTTCGGAACCAATTCATGTCGTGCTTTAATAGTTGATTTATCGGATGGAGGTGAAATTGCATCACATATTTTTCAATATCCATCAGGTGAAATGGGTGTGATTATTGATTCGAATGATCCCAATTTAGCGAGGCAAAATCCCGCCGATTATTTAACCGGAATAGAAACAACCATTACTAATGCGATAATAAAAGCAAAAGAAGTGGTTAAAGATTTTGATCCAACCAATATTATCGGAATAGGTGTTGATACGACAGGCAGTAGTCCAATGCCGGTGGATAAAGATGGAAATGCATTATCCTTCGATGAAAAATACAAAAGCAATAATGCATCTTATGTTTGGTTATGGAAAGACCACACAAGTTATAAAGAAGCAGAGCAGATTACTGAGTTAGCCGGAAAAATTCGTCCTCACTATCTTTCTAAAATCGGAGGAGTTTATTCATCGGAATGGTGGTGGAGTAAAATTCTTCATTGTAAAAATAGCTCTCCCGAAATTTATGATGCGGCTTATAGCTGGGTTGAAATTTGCGATTGGATACCGGCAAATTTAATTGGTGAATTAAATCCTCATAAAATAAAAAGAAGTATTTGTGCTGCTGGTCATAAAGCAATGTTTAATTCATCGTGGGATGGAATGCCCGATGAAGAATTTCTAAATGAACTCTCACCCGGCTTAGGTGAATTGAGGAATAGATTATTCAATTCGGCATTTACATCCGAAAATCTTGCTGGTTATTTATCAAAAGAATGGGCAGAAAAATTAGGTTTATCAACTAATGTTGCGGTTGCGGTAGGAGCGTTTGACGCTCACATGGGCGCTGTGGGTGCCGGAGTAAAAGAGGGTACACTTGTTAAAATTTTAGGCACAAGTACATGCGATGTTATGATTGCGCCATCACATAAAAAATTAAATGATATTCCGGGTGTATGCGGAATTGTAAATGGCTCCGTAATGGATGGTTATTTTGGAATTGAAGCTGGTCAATCAGCTGTTGGAGATATTTTTCTATGGTTCGTGAATAATTTAGTGCCGGAAAGTTATGGCAAAACTCAAGATGAAAAATTTATAAATTTGGAAAAAGCCGCATCTGAATTAAAACCAGGTGAGAGCGGATTGTTAGCTCTCGACTGGAATAACGGTAATAGAACAATTTTGGTTGATGTTCGATTAGCCGGATTAATATTAGGTCAAACCCTTCATACTAAACCACATGAAATTTACCGCGCATTAATTGAAGCGACCGCTTTTGGCGCACTCGCGATTATTGACAGGATTGAAGAGTATGGAGTTAAGATTAATGAAGTTGTAAACTGCGGTGGATTAGCCAGTAAAAATCCAATGTTGATGCAGATTTATGCTGATATCACTAATCGCCCGATGAAAATTTCTCGCAGTGATCAAACCCCTGCTCTCGGTGCCGCTCTATTTTCGGCAATTGCTGCGGGCAAAAAAAATGGCGGATTTGATTCAGTTGAGGAAGCACAAAAAGTAATGACCGGAACAAATAAAGAATTTACACCAATAAATGAAAATCATTTGGTTTATAAAAGATTATATTCTCTCTACCAACAACTTCATGATGCGTTTGGAACAAAGGAATGGAACGGGAATATGTTTAATGTTATGAAGGATTTACTAAATATTCGTGATGAAGTTAGGAGCAGCAAAAATGCTTGA
- a CDS encoding L-ribulose-5-phosphate 4-epimerase encodes MLEQLKEEVLQANLDLVKHGLVVLTWGNVSGIDRSQNLIVIKPSGVDYDKLTTESMVVVNFEGKVVEGNNRPSSDTPTHIEIYKSFPEIGGITHTHSNFATMFSQACREIPCYGTTHADHFYGAIPLTRFLTKEEVEAAYELNTGKVIVERFEKLNPLATPGVLVAGHAPFAFGKDALTSVRNAFIIERVAEMAYGTLLINQSSGTFNSAILPNYISEKHYQRKHGPNAYYGQKNK; translated from the coding sequence ATGCTTGAACAACTTAAAGAAGAAGTTCTGCAAGCCAATCTTGATTTAGTAAAACATGGACTTGTAGTATTAACCTGGGGAAACGTAAGTGGGATTGATAGATCGCAAAATTTAATAGTGATAAAACCGAGCGGTGTTGATTACGATAAACTGACTACTGAAAGTATGGTAGTTGTAAATTTTGAAGGTAAAGTAGTTGAAGGGAATAACCGCCCCTCTTCCGATACACCAACACATATTGAAATATATAAGTCGTTTCCCGAAATCGGAGGAATAACACATACTCATAGTAATTTTGCTACAATGTTTTCTCAAGCTTGCAGAGAGATCCCCTGTTACGGAACAACTCACGCCGATCATTTTTATGGAGCAATACCATTGACCCGTTTTTTAACAAAAGAAGAAGTTGAAGCCGCCTATGAGTTAAATACAGGTAAAGTTATTGTTGAAAGATTTGAAAAACTAAATCCGTTAGCTACACCTGGAGTTTTAGTAGCTGGGCACGCTCCATTTGCATTTGGCAAAGACGCATTAACATCAGTACGAAATGCATTTATAATAGAACGTGTAGCCGAAATGGCATATGGTACTTTATTAATAAACCAATCTTCCGGTACTTTTAATTCAGCAATATTGCCTAATTATATTTCTGAAAAACATTATCAGCGGAAGCATGGGCCTAACGCCTACTATGGACAAAAAAATAAATAA
- a CDS encoding HAD family phosphatase, translating to MIEIPDNAKALIFDCDGTLIDSMPLHLEAWKEAFSYFDSPFDYELVYSSRGMKEKDIVELVNKKYELKISSEELIKYKHNYFMKNIEMLQPILPVLEIVHQYKNNLPMAVVSGGVKDIIKAELDHLNIKELFEIILTADDPFKAKPNPDLFYHAAKALNVDARDCVVFEDGDLGIEAAVNAGMMIIDVRKYS from the coding sequence ATGATTGAGATTCCGGATAATGCGAAAGCATTAATATTCGATTGTGACGGAACATTAATAGATTCGATGCCTCTGCATCTTGAAGCTTGGAAAGAGGCATTTAGTTATTTTGATTCACCGTTCGATTATGAACTGGTTTATTCATCGAGAGGGATGAAAGAAAAAGATATAGTTGAGCTTGTTAATAAAAAATATGAATTAAAAATTTCATCTGAAGAGCTGATAAAATACAAACACAATTATTTCATGAAGAATATTGAAATGCTGCAGCCAATTCTTCCGGTTCTTGAAATTGTTCATCAGTATAAAAATAATCTTCCAATGGCGGTTGTAAGCGGCGGTGTAAAGGATATTATCAAAGCTGAATTGGATCACCTTAATATCAAGGAACTTTTCGAAATTATTTTAACAGCGGATGATCCTTTTAAAGCCAAGCCCAATCCGGATCTGTTTTATCACGCGGCAAAGGCATTAAATGTTGATGCTCGGGATTGTGTAGTTTTTGAGGATGGTGATTTGGGCATCGAAGCCGCAGTTAATGCGGGAATGATGATAATTGATGTGAGAAAATATAGTTAA